GAATTTTAACAACTCTTCTTCACCTAGTCATTTCTACCATAAGGGGTTGTACAGAAGGGATGGCTTTCTCACCTTTGAGTTCGTTCCTTAATGCTCACTTGTTTTAATTATTTCTAACCatcattttattgtaaactgctttgctgtaTATTTACAAATGTCAGCACAGCAAGTTGTAAAACTAAAATACTAATATGGATCAGAAAAGCTGAGCTATCTGACGTTCCTTGACACTCAGAAATATGCAGCAGGAATATGACCTTATTTAAACGGGGCACAGGAAACTTACCTGTCTACTTCACTGCTTGTTGGTCTGGCCACTTTGGCTCCCGATGACCCTAGAGTGTAATTCTCCTGTTCCACTGATCCATGGCCTGTTGTATCAATCACCATGGCTGTAACTTCCTCTGCACTGCTCCCATCTTCCCCAGAAGGCTGGTTCTCTGGCCCAAGCCACTCTTCCAAATTCTCCGTTTTGATACGCAGCCCTCCTAGGACCCTGACATCATCATCACTCCGTCCACTGCGGTCTGCCATCCCTGTCTCAACATACCACTGTCCTGCTCGATTAATCCGTAGAATAGGTTCCCTACTTTCTACATCAGAGCTCTGTTCAATTATTTGGGGGCTTGTGGACTCTTCTGGGGGGCTAAGCTCCTGAATGTCCAACACTGTGCTGACCTGCCCCCTCCGACTTCGAGGTGTGCTGTGGCGTGGTCTCAGGGATCTGTTTAAACTCTGTGTAACCCTGTGGGATTCTGGAGGTGCCTCTTGGTGTTTTGTCCTGCTTGGGCTTAACTCCTCTTCCACGTCAGACACATTAATTTTGAAGTGAATTCCCTCCAGGACCTGTGTACACTTATCAATGATGTGCTGCATCTGCAGGAAACTGGCTGCTGTTAGATAGCTGATGATATCTGCTAGCTGAAGGCATATTCGTCCTGTATAACAAAAGGAAAGTAGCTGCTCAAATACTGTAGGATTCTTGATGACCGAAAGGGAGACTGCACTCATCTCATTTAGGGACATATGGTCACGGAAGTAGGGCGAGCTGGCAGCCAGCACCACTTTATGAGCACGGAAAGCTTGTCCTTGCACGTTAACAACAATGTCACACAGTCGTCCTTGTATGCGCAGCTGGTTCAGATGGCTCAACACAGAATTGCTGAATTCAGGGATCTCCAGTTGGATGTTGCCACCCTTCTCCATGTTTTCCCAATTTAGGCATACAACCCTGCTGGTGAAAGAATAAATATTACACCACAGTTTCATAATCAATGGAATATATCTTAGAAAAATTAATACGGCCTATTTCCACTAAACTACAAAAGGTAGGCACAGAT
This is a stretch of genomic DNA from Microcaecilia unicolor chromosome 6, aMicUni1.1, whole genome shotgun sequence. It encodes these proteins:
- the ZBTB37 gene encoding zinc finger and BTB domain-containing protein 37 isoform X4; the protein is MCRVVCLNWENMEKGGNIQLEIPEFSNSVLSHLNQLRIQGRLCDIVVNVQGQAFRAHKVVLAASSPYFRDHMSLNEMSAVSLSVIKNPTVFEQLLSFCYTGRICLQLADIISYLTAASFLQMQHIIDKCTQVLEGIHFKINVSDVEEELSPSRTKHQEAPPESHRVTQSLNRSLRPRHSTPRSRRGQVSTVLDIQELSPPEESTSPQIIEQSSDVESREPILRINRAGQWYVETGMADRSGRSDDDVRVLGGLRIKTENLEEWLGPENQPSGEDGSSAEEVTAMVIDTTGHGSVEQENYTLGSSGAKVARPTSSEVDR
- the ZBTB37 gene encoding zinc finger and BTB domain-containing protein 37 isoform X3, with the translated sequence MEKGGNIQLEIPEFSNSVLSHLNQLRIQGRLCDIVVNVQGQAFRAHKVVLAASSPYFRDHMSLNEMSAVSLSVIKNPTVFEQLLSFCYTGRICLQLADIISYLTAASFLQMQHIIDKCTQVLEGIHFKINVSDVEEELSPSRTKHQEAPPESHRVTQSLNRSLRPRHSTPRSRRGQVSTVLDIQELSPPEESTSPQIIEQSSDVESREPILRINRAGQWYVETGMADRSGRSDDDVRVLGGLRIKTENLEEWLGPENQPSGEDGSSAEEVTAMVIDTTGHGSVEQENYTLGSSGAKVARPTSSEVDRFSPSGSVVTMTERHRAKSESPGRMDELKQPSSQGEDSSMIGVSGYVEYLRDQEVSERWFRYNPRLTCIYCAKSFNQKGSLDRHMRLHMGITPFVCRMCGKKYTRKDQLEYHIRKHTGNKPFHCHVCGKSFPFQAILNQHFRKNHPGCVPLESSHSISPETTVTSRGQAEEESPPQEEATTIVGETVQGSVSTTGPD
- the ZBTB37 gene encoding zinc finger and BTB domain-containing protein 37 isoform X1 codes for the protein MCRVVCLNWENMEKGGNIQLEIPEFSNSVLSHLNQLRIQGRLCDIVVNVQGQAFRAHKVVLAASSPYFRDHMSLNEMSAVSLSVIKNPTVFEQLLSFCYTGRICLQLADIISYLTAASFLQMQHIIDKCTQVLEGIHFKINVSDVEEELSPSRTKHQEAPPESHRVTQSLNRSLRPRHSTPRSRRGQVSTVLDIQELSPPEESTSPQIIEQSSDVESREPILRINRAGQWYVETGMADRSGRSDDDVRVLGGLRIKTENLEEWLGPENQPSGEDGSSAEEVTAMVIDTTGHGSVEQENYTLGSSGAKVARPTSSEVDRFSPSGSVVTMTERHRAKSESPGRMDELKQPSSQGEDSSMIGVSGYVEYLRDQEVSERWFRYNPRLTCIYCAKSFNQKGSLDRHMRLHMGITPFVCRMCGKKYTRKDQLEYHIRKHTGNKPFHCHVCGKSFPFQAILNQHFRKNHPGCVPLESSHSISPETTVTSRGQAEEESPPQEEATTIVGETVQGSVSTTGPD
- the ZBTB37 gene encoding zinc finger and BTB domain-containing protein 37 isoform X2, with amino-acid sequence MWVVCLNWENMEKGGNIQLEIPEFSNSVLSHLNQLRIQGRLCDIVVNVQGQAFRAHKVVLAASSPYFRDHMSLNEMSAVSLSVIKNPTVFEQLLSFCYTGRICLQLADIISYLTAASFLQMQHIIDKCTQVLEGIHFKINVSDVEEELSPSRTKHQEAPPESHRVTQSLNRSLRPRHSTPRSRRGQVSTVLDIQELSPPEESTSPQIIEQSSDVESREPILRINRAGQWYVETGMADRSGRSDDDVRVLGGLRIKTENLEEWLGPENQPSGEDGSSAEEVTAMVIDTTGHGSVEQENYTLGSSGAKVARPTSSEVDRFSPSGSVVTMTERHRAKSESPGRMDELKQPSSQGEDSSMIGVSGYVEYLRDQEVSERWFRYNPRLTCIYCAKSFNQKGSLDRHMRLHMGITPFVCRMCGKKYTRKDQLEYHIRKHTGNKPFHCHVCGKSFPFQAILNQHFRKNHPGCVPLESSHSISPETTVTSRGQAEEESPPQEEATTIVGETVQGSVSTTGPD